The following proteins are co-located in the Salvelinus sp. IW2-2015 linkage group LG36, ASM291031v2, whole genome shotgun sequence genome:
- the agr1 gene encoding anterior gradient 1 — MYRWSLFALLFVTCMEVSIQKKTKKGPQTLSRGWGDDITWVQTYEEALMTMTESKKPLMVIHHMEDCPHSQALKKAFAADKVVQELAQEDFVMLNLIHETTDTNLAPDGHYVPRIIFVDPSMTVRAELVGKHGSHMFAYKPSDIPYLAENMKKAKXLLHTEL, encoded by the exons ATGTATCGGTGGTCTCTCTTTGCCTTGCTCTTTGTCACCTGCATGGAAGTGTCCATacagaagaaaacaaagaaaGGCCCTCAAACTCTCTCAAGAG GATGGGGGGATGACATTACTTGGGTCCAGACCTATGAGGAAGCCCTGATGACAATGACAGAAAG TAAGAAGCCTCTGATGGTCATTCATCACATGGAAGATTGTCCTCATAGTCAAG CTCTGAAGAAGGCGTTTGCTGCTGATAAAGTCGTACAGGAACTTGCCCAAGAGGATTTTGTCATGCTCAATTTGATT CATGAGACTACAGACACCAATCTGGCACCAGATGGCCACTACGTTCCAAGAATTATCTTTGTTG ATCCATCCATGACTGTGCGTGCTGAGCTTGTTGGGAAGCACGGGAGCCACATGTTCGCCTACAAGCCGAGCGACATCCCGTACT TGGCCGAGAACATGAAGAAAGCCAAAAWTCTACTGCACACTGAACTGTAA